In one window of Bdellovibrio bacteriovorus W DNA:
- a CDS encoding short-chain dehydrogenase/reductase SDR (COG1028 Dehydrogenases with different specificities (related to short-chain alcohol dehydrogenases)) gives MPEPRSHSYHPNKKSKPAPPFSESKLKGVGLEEDMNLKPQYRAEQYKPAGKLQNKVALITGGDSGIGRAVAHIYAREGADVAITYLPEEKSDAFKTKEFVESEGRRCLLIEGDLTEKDFCSLAIKRTVSEFSKINILVSNAAYQKRSNSIEDISDEDFERTFRTNVFACFYLCKEALPYLHHGDAIIITSSETSQRAPKELIDYSATKGALNTFTKSLAQSLISQGIRVNAVAPGPVWTPLNPADKGATEEKIKNFGSNQPIGRPAQPEEIAPAYVFLASEADSSYISGAIIAEMGAEPL, from the coding sequence ATGCCAGAACCCCGAAGCCATTCATATCATCCTAACAAGAAGTCAAAACCCGCCCCACCGTTTTCAGAATCAAAACTGAAAGGTGTGGGACTAGAAGAGGATATGAATCTCAAACCACAATACAGAGCTGAGCAATATAAACCTGCGGGCAAGCTACAAAACAAAGTAGCTCTTATTACCGGAGGTGACTCTGGAATTGGCCGGGCTGTTGCTCATATATATGCACGCGAGGGAGCTGATGTGGCTATTACCTACCTCCCTGAAGAGAAAAGTGATGCGTTCAAAACAAAAGAATTTGTGGAAAGCGAAGGCCGACGATGCCTATTGATCGAAGGTGATTTGACGGAGAAAGACTTTTGTAGCCTCGCGATAAAAAGAACCGTTTCTGAGTTTTCTAAAATCAACATTCTTGTGAGTAATGCCGCCTACCAGAAAAGAAGTAATAGCATTGAAGATATCAGCGACGAGGATTTCGAAAGAACATTTAGAACCAATGTCTTTGCATGTTTTTATCTCTGCAAAGAAGCCCTGCCCTACCTGCATCATGGAGATGCCATTATTATTACCAGTTCTGAAACTTCACAGAGAGCACCTAAAGAACTCATCGATTACTCAGCCACTAAGGGAGCTCTGAATACATTCACAAAATCTTTAGCACAAAGTTTGATCAGCCAAGGTATACGCGTCAACGCCGTGGCTCCTGGCCCCGTCTGGACACCGTTAAATCCTGCCGACAAAGGAGCCACCGAAGAAAAAATTAAAAACTTCGGCAGCAATCAACCCATTGGAAGACCTGCCCAACCGGAAGAGATTGCGCCGGCTTACGTCTTTCTAGCATCGGAAGCCGACTCTAGCTATATCAGTGGAGCCATCATAGCTGAGATGGGTGCTGAGCCTCTTTAA